In a genomic window of Glaciimonas sp. PCH181:
- a CDS encoding amidase family protein, which yields MRPAMWGLPYEDGIPPDLIEQLTPMARKFWLNAQRYDKHDVLRHQASNNAHALHLGEFFGKYDALLVPAFAITAPKANGPFSLANDRDFDVYINELLDAGRYVIPASDAGIPAISLPAGKDANGIPVGVQLYGKWFTEPLLLQLAAQLEASRPQWFNTVPPIHVSTLS from the coding sequence ATGCGTCCGGCAATGTGGGGATTGCCCTACGAGGATGGTATTCCGCCAGACCTCATCGAACAGCTAACACCGATGGCACGCAAGTTTTGGCTAAACGCGCAGCGCTATGACAAGCACGATGTATTACGGCATCAGGCCAGCAACAATGCCCACGCACTGCATCTGGGCGAATTCTTCGGCAAATACGACGCTTTACTGGTACCTGCTTTCGCTATAACGGCCCCTAAGGCTAACGGCCCATTCTCGCTGGCTAACGACCGTGATTTCGATGTCTATATCAATGAACTGCTGGATGCTGGGCGTTACGTTATTCCCGCCAGCGATGCGGGCATTCCAGCGATCAGTTTGCCAGCTGGAAAGGACGCCAACGGCATTCCGGTCGGTGTACAGCTTTATGGAAAATGGTTTACAGAGCCGCTTCTGCTGCAACTGGCAGCGCAGCTGGAGGCGTCACGTCCGCAATGGTTCAACACGGTGCCGCCTATCCATGTCAGCACATTAAGCTGA
- a CDS encoding glutathione S-transferase family protein codes for MATKLHLFTSPSAFPNPQRLRLFMHEKGIADQFEERIYDMSPGGEQRQWPHLKMNPWGETPTLQLADGSFISETAAIARYLDQAYPGRKIMGESALEQGLDNMWDNRIWVHILYRIVTAFHVLHTGLGFKLELTKNEAWGEHSRKEALTHAALVNQHLSDGRKWILGGDEPTFSDMTLATAIAFSKFPVNNTPLDERFEHLDAYWKRWQLRPSFQAAYADRNSGVPELDNPKGK; via the coding sequence ATGGCAACCAAACTCCACCTCTTCACCTCGCCTTCGGCGTTCCCTAACCCGCAGCGCCTGCGCCTGTTCATGCACGAAAAAGGTATTGCCGATCAGTTCGAGGAGCGCATCTACGATATGTCGCCGGGCGGCGAGCAGCGGCAATGGCCGCATTTGAAGATGAATCCGTGGGGCGAGACTCCTACCCTTCAATTGGCCGACGGCAGTTTTATTTCCGAGACCGCCGCTATCGCCCGGTATCTCGACCAAGCTTACCCTGGGCGCAAGATCATGGGCGAGAGCGCGTTGGAACAGGGTCTCGACAACATGTGGGACAACCGCATCTGGGTGCATATCCTCTACCGGATCGTCACGGCGTTCCATGTCCTGCATACCGGACTTGGATTCAAGCTCGAACTCACCAAGAATGAGGCCTGGGGTGAACATAGCCGCAAGGAGGCGCTGACGCATGCAGCCTTGGTCAACCAACATCTGTCGGACGGACGCAAGTGGATACTTGGCGGTGATGAGCCCACCTTCTCGGACATGACGCTGGCAACCGCGATCGCCTTTTCCAAGTTTCCGGTCAATAACACCCCACTGGACGAGCGCTTCGAACATCTGGACGCGTACTGGAAGCGCTGGCAGCTTCGCCCTAGCTTCCAGGCTGCCTATGCGGATCGCAACAGCGGCGTGCCGGAATTGGATAATCCTAAGGGAAAATGA
- a CDS encoding LysR family transcriptional regulator: protein MMAVVDSIQLGSIEQFCKAAELGSFTAAAEFFGVTPAAVSRSVSRLEQRLGVRLFSRTTRSVKVTNEGALFWKECQLALGQIAEAERAITGGQTVPSGLLRISVGAAYGTHRLLPLMPKFTEAYPQIEIELSISDRIIDFVDEGFDLAIRVGIQRDSRLVAYKLEDAFLGVFGTPEYLMKKGTPLSLHDLEVHDCIQYVSPNTGRPMLWLFKGEKGEEIDHPVQSRMRVLNDALGCVAWVNAGGGLYQTYNFAAAGAVKRGDLVEVLHDHAGRSRPFSILYPQNRHLSAKVRAFIDFLRSTLSIHPAQ from the coding sequence ATGATGGCGGTAGTTGATTCGATTCAGCTCGGAAGCATCGAGCAGTTTTGCAAAGCAGCAGAGTTGGGTAGTTTCACGGCGGCAGCCGAGTTCTTCGGCGTCACGCCCGCGGCCGTCAGCAGATCTGTCAGCAGGCTCGAACAGCGCCTGGGAGTGCGCCTGTTCTCCCGCACAACTCGAAGCGTTAAGGTCACAAACGAAGGGGCGCTTTTTTGGAAGGAGTGTCAGTTAGCTTTGGGCCAGATCGCCGAAGCCGAACGCGCTATCACCGGCGGGCAGACAGTTCCCAGTGGACTACTGCGTATCAGCGTAGGTGCAGCCTACGGAACGCATCGGTTGCTGCCCCTTATGCCCAAATTCACCGAGGCATACCCGCAGATCGAAATTGAGCTAAGCATCTCGGACCGGATCATCGATTTTGTTGACGAGGGATTTGATCTTGCAATACGAGTAGGTATTCAGCGCGACTCGCGGCTGGTTGCATACAAGCTCGAGGACGCGTTTTTGGGCGTCTTCGGTACGCCGGAATACCTGATGAAAAAGGGCACGCCACTTTCTCTCCATGACCTTGAGGTTCACGATTGCATTCAGTACGTGTCACCGAATACCGGGCGTCCGATGCTATGGTTGTTTAAGGGCGAGAAGGGGGAAGAGATCGATCATCCGGTTCAGAGCCGGATGCGAGTACTCAACGATGCGCTTGGTTGCGTCGCATGGGTCAATGCTGGGGGCGGCCTATACCAGACCTACAATTTCGCGGCCGCCGGTGCCGTGAAGCGTGGAGACCTTGTGGAAGTTCTTCACGATCATGCCGGGCGCTCCCGGCCGTTCTCTATTCTGTACCCGCAGAACCGCCATCTATCTGCAAAGGTGCGCGCATTTATTGATTTCTTACGGTCCACCTTAAGTATTCATCCAGCTCAATAG
- a CDS encoding fumarate reductase/succinate dehydrogenase flavoprotein subunit: MAAAKAKEANPALRVLLLEKAHVKRSGAISMGMDGLNNAIVPGFATPEQYVKEITTANDGIVNQKTVMAYAQNSFPMIEELDRWGVKFEKDETGDYAMRKVHHMGTYVLPMPEGHDIKKVLYRRLKRARVEITNRLVATRLLTAEDGSIAGAMAFDCRTGDFHVIRAKTVVLSTGAAGRLGLPASGYLFGTYENPTNAGDGYSMAYHAGAELSGIECFQINPLIKDYNGPACAYVTGPFGGFTTNSHGERFIECDYWSGQMMQEFYNELQGGNGPVFLKLNHLAEETISTIETILHTNERPSRGRFHEGRGTDYREQMVEMHISEIGLCSGHSASGVWVNEHAETTVPGLYAAGDLACVPHNYMLGAFVYGKLAGESAARYCAEKPLADVSQQQIETERARVWAPLSRTDGLPPNQVEYKLRRMVNDYLQPPKVTRKMEIGLSRFEAIREDLDRLQARNPHELMRALEVHAIRDCAEMAARASLYRTESRWGLYHNRVDYPERNDAEWLVHVQVKKEQDKMTCFKRPLEPYILALDDKEKSAYQHLRIKKDTDAGSTADHTKQAEPATA, from the coding sequence ATGGCGGCAGCCAAAGCCAAGGAAGCCAATCCGGCCCTACGCGTACTGTTGCTGGAAAAAGCCCACGTCAAGCGCAGCGGCGCTATCTCGATGGGCATGGACGGCCTGAATAACGCCATCGTGCCCGGCTTCGCCACACCAGAGCAATACGTCAAAGAAATCACCACTGCCAACGATGGTATCGTCAACCAGAAAACGGTGATGGCTTACGCCCAAAACAGCTTTCCGATGATCGAAGAGCTGGATCGCTGGGGCGTCAAGTTCGAGAAGGACGAAACCGGCGATTACGCCATGCGCAAGGTACACCACATGGGTACTTATGTGCTGCCGATGCCGGAAGGCCACGACATCAAAAAGGTGCTGTATCGTCGTCTGAAACGTGCACGCGTTGAGATCACCAACCGCCTGGTGGCGACACGTCTGCTAACAGCCGAAGACGGCAGCATTGCCGGGGCCATGGCGTTCGATTGCCGCACCGGCGACTTTCACGTGATCCGCGCCAAGACCGTTGTGCTGTCAACCGGTGCCGCCGGTCGTCTGGGTCTGCCAGCTTCTGGTTACCTGTTCGGCACGTATGAAAATCCGACCAATGCTGGCGATGGCTATAGCATGGCTTATCACGCCGGTGCCGAGCTGTCGGGTATTGAATGTTTTCAGATCAATCCGCTGATCAAGGATTACAACGGCCCAGCTTGCGCTTATGTCACCGGACCATTCGGTGGATTCACCACTAACAGCCACGGCGAACGCTTCATCGAATGCGATTACTGGAGCGGCCAGATGATGCAGGAGTTCTACAACGAACTGCAAGGCGGTAACGGACCGGTATTTCTCAAACTCAACCATCTTGCTGAAGAAACCATCAGCACTATCGAGACCATCCTGCACACCAACGAACGTCCCAGCCGAGGCCGTTTCCACGAAGGACGCGGCACCGATTATCGCGAGCAAATGGTAGAGATGCATATCTCCGAGATCGGCCTTTGCAGCGGCCACTCCGCTTCCGGCGTGTGGGTCAACGAACATGCTGAAACTACCGTACCCGGCCTGTATGCCGCTGGCGATCTGGCTTGCGTGCCGCATAACTACATGCTGGGCGCGTTTGTCTATGGCAAGTTGGCGGGCGAAAGTGCGGCACGTTACTGCGCCGAAAAGCCCTTGGCGGATGTCAGTCAGCAGCAGATCGAGACCGAACGCGCACGGGTGTGGGCACCGCTTAGCCGCACTGACGGCCTGCCGCCGAATCAGGTGGAATACAAACTGCGCCGCATGGTCAACGACTATCTGCAACCGCCCAAGGTCACACGCAAGATGGAAATCGGCTTGTCGCGTTTCGAAGCGATCCGCGAAGACCTCGACCGCTTGCAGGCGCGCAATCCGCATGAACTGATGCGTGCGCTAGAAGTGCACGCCATCCGCGATTGTGCCGAAATGGCAGCGCGTGCTTCGTTGTACCGGACGGAAAGCCGTTGGGGTCTTTATCACAACCGCGTCGACTATCCTGAACGTAACGATGCCGAATGGCTGGTGCATGTGCAAGTGAAAAAAGAGCAAGACAAAATGACCTGCTTTAAGCGCCCTTTAGAGCCTTACATCCTTGCCCTCGACGACAAAGAAAAATCGGCTTACCAGCATCTGCGCATCAAGAAAGATACCGACGCAGGAAGCACCGCCGACCATACCAAGCAGGCCGAACCTGCTACCGCCTGA
- a CDS encoding ABC transporter substrate-binding protein: MHFRQNIFTALFGISLAFMVGSASAETIRIAIGTQDTTINCATGGLMIRELKLLEKYLPHDGKYKDAQYDIQWKNFTSGAPLTNEMVAGKLDIGSMADFPGSFNGAAFQKAGKRSLFIAVLSGSTTGSGNGIVVPKASSVQSLAELKGKTISVPFASTAHGMLLRAVKEQGWDPEKDVNIITQAPEVAGSALQSNKIDAHADFVPFAELFPHRGYARKIFDGSQANAPTLHGSLVDSDYAKKYPEIVVAYLRAAIEADRLMTAEPEKYSELIEKVTGIEAEVSYLFHGPLGLQTRDFTWKPEYRQAVKTSIDTLKAMKRTETDLDANTFIVDDYIRTAFKQSGLDYDAHLKNYAKSPLIAKDALTGKPITDPKRVGQIWVQGEPLVRHYASLETALSEARKLEKSGKKIRTVYAHDRESGLKLLGADAWFVQSKNDISAFLLKASAEAWAKKNNGKVLDFSAAKAVGSV, translated from the coding sequence ATGCATTTTCGTCAAAATATCTTTACAGCGTTGTTCGGCATTTCGCTCGCTTTCATGGTCGGCTCCGCTAGTGCGGAAACGATTCGTATCGCCATCGGCACGCAAGACACCACCATCAATTGCGCCACCGGCGGTCTGATGATCCGTGAGTTGAAACTGCTGGAAAAGTATCTGCCGCATGACGGCAAATACAAAGATGCGCAATACGATATTCAGTGGAAAAATTTCACTTCCGGTGCGCCGCTGACTAACGAAATGGTCGCTGGCAAGCTGGATATCGGCTCAATGGCTGATTTCCCCGGTTCTTTCAATGGCGCGGCTTTCCAGAAAGCTGGTAAGCGTAGCCTTTTCATCGCTGTGCTATCAGGCAGTACGACCGGCAGCGGTAATGGCATCGTGGTGCCGAAAGCATCCAGCGTGCAATCGCTTGCCGAGTTGAAGGGCAAGACAATTTCGGTGCCTTTCGCTTCCACTGCCCACGGTATGCTGTTGCGTGCCGTCAAGGAACAGGGCTGGGACCCGGAGAAAGATGTCAACATCATTACCCAAGCCCCAGAAGTCGCCGGTTCCGCGTTGCAAAGTAATAAGATCGATGCGCATGCCGACTTCGTGCCGTTCGCGGAGTTATTCCCGCATCGCGGCTATGCACGCAAGATTTTCGATGGTTCGCAAGCCAACGCCCCTACCCTGCACGGCAGTTTGGTTGATAGCGACTATGCCAAGAAGTATCCGGAAATCGTCGTCGCTTACCTGCGCGCCGCCATCGAGGCAGACCGCCTGATGACCGCCGAGCCGGAGAAATATAGCGAGCTGATCGAAAAAGTCACCGGCATTGAGGCCGAAGTCAGTTATCTGTTCCATGGCCCTCTGGGACTGCAAACACGTGATTTCACCTGGAAGCCTGAATACCGCCAGGCCGTTAAAACATCGATCGACACGCTCAAGGCTATGAAGCGCACTGAGACTGATCTGGATGCCAATACCTTTATCGTCGATGATTACATCCGCACGGCCTTTAAACAATCTGGCCTCGACTACGATGCCCATCTGAAGAACTATGCGAAGTCACCATTGATCGCCAAGGATGCCTTGACCGGCAAGCCCATCACCGATCCGAAACGCGTCGGCCAAATCTGGGTACAAGGCGAGCCACTGGTACGTCATTACGCATCGCTGGAAACCGCATTATCCGAGGCGCGCAAGCTAGAGAAATCCGGCAAGAAGATCCGCACGGTCTATGCTCATGACCGCGAAAGTGGCTTGAAACTATTAGGGGCCGACGCTTGGTTCGTGCAAAGCAAGAATGACATCAGCGCCTTTCTGCTGAAAGCATCGGCAGAGGCTTGGGCTAAGAAGAACAACGGCAAGGTACTGGATTTCAGCGCTGCCAAAGCCGTCGGTTCAGTTTAA
- a CDS encoding GntR family transcriptional regulator codes for MHDLQAVEPSPVPLYVQVKDMLRERIFDGTYGPHAQLPSESEMGAIFGVSRITVRQALSDLQREGMIFKIPGKGTFIAKKKAAQELTRLEGFAEAMTRKGYEIYNRVVGHRSLPATADVAQQLGVEPGTIVAEIRRVRHLNREPVSLEITYLPEELGERLRNEDLSSRDIFLIFENDFGIALGHADLQIGAIIADRALAEALQVNEGSALLRIERLTYTADGKPLDFEYLYFRSETFQYHLRIARRPAATDAS; via the coding sequence ATGCATGATTTACAGGCGGTCGAACCGTCCCCCGTTCCGTTGTATGTGCAGGTCAAGGACATGCTGCGCGAACGTATCTTTGATGGCACTTATGGTCCGCATGCGCAATTGCCGTCGGAAAGCGAAATGGGTGCCATTTTCGGTGTCAGCCGCATCACTGTACGGCAGGCGCTGAGCGACTTGCAGCGCGAAGGCATGATTTTTAAAATACCGGGGAAAGGCACCTTCATCGCTAAGAAAAAAGCTGCGCAGGAACTGACGCGGCTGGAAGGCTTTGCCGAAGCGATGACGCGCAAGGGCTATGAAATCTATAACCGTGTCGTCGGTCATCGTTCCCTCCCCGCCACTGCTGACGTTGCGCAACAATTAGGTGTAGAGCCTGGCACGATCGTGGCGGAGATCCGTCGCGTGCGCCATCTCAATCGTGAGCCGGTCTCGCTGGAAATCACCTATCTGCCTGAAGAACTGGGCGAGCGGCTGCGTAACGAAGACTTATCCAGCCGCGATATTTTTCTGATTTTTGAGAACGATTTTGGCATCGCGCTCGGTCACGCAGACCTGCAGATTGGCGCCATTATTGCCGACCGCGCTTTAGCAGAAGCCTTGCAAGTCAATGAAGGCAGTGCATTATTGCGCATAGAACGTCTGACTTACACCGCTGACGGCAAACCGCTAGATTTCGAATATCTGTATTTCCGCAGCGAAACCTTCCAATACCACTTGCGCATTGCGCGACGGCCCGCAGCAACCGACGCCAGCTAA
- a CDS encoding ferredoxin family protein — translation MPTAFNITSVPVTIDEDKCIAEKGCTVCVDVCPLDVLAIDLSKGKAFMKFDECWYCMPCETDCPTGAVHVDIPYLLR, via the coding sequence ATGCCAACCGCTTTTAACATCACCAGCGTTCCCGTGACGATCGACGAAGATAAATGCATCGCCGAGAAAGGCTGCACCGTCTGCGTCGATGTCTGCCCACTCGATGTCCTGGCTATCGACCTCTCCAAAGGCAAGGCTTTCATGAAGTTCGATGAATGCTGGTATTGCATGCCCTGCGAGACGGACTGTCCAACCGGCGCAGTCCACGTAGACATACCTTACTTATTGCGCTGA
- a CDS encoding ABC transporter ATP-binding protein has translation MGTEQFGKVDIDRLHIQLGEGKRRFEALHDVSISIAPGEFVCVLGPSGCGKSTLLGALAGHLATSAGSVRVDGIAVDGPHPDRGLVFQHHTLFPWKRVLDNVAFGLKMKGVARRERHQRARDLLKLVGLEDFEHSYPAHLSGGMQQRVEIARVLINHPRVMLMDEPFGALDAQTRLKMQELLLAVWARIETTILFITHDIDEALFLADRILVMSPRPGRIIEEIKIDFPRPRGPELVTSPQFTDLKRHCLALLHPETRVVPLERLSPLGAPKLTDIQFAI, from the coding sequence ATGGGGACAGAACAGTTCGGCAAGGTCGATATCGACCGCTTGCATATTCAATTGGGCGAAGGAAAGCGTCGATTCGAAGCCTTGCATGACGTTTCCATTTCCATTGCGCCCGGCGAATTCGTCTGCGTACTCGGACCTTCAGGATGCGGTAAGTCAACTTTGCTGGGTGCGCTGGCGGGACATCTAGCAACCAGCGCGGGCAGCGTTCGCGTGGATGGCATCGCCGTGGATGGGCCGCATCCGGATCGCGGGCTGGTGTTTCAACACCACACCTTATTTCCATGGAAACGTGTGCTCGACAATGTCGCCTTTGGCCTCAAAATGAAAGGCGTCGCGCGTCGTGAACGTCACCAGCGGGCTCGCGATCTGTTGAAACTGGTCGGGCTAGAAGACTTTGAGCACAGCTATCCGGCGCATTTGTCCGGCGGCATGCAGCAACGCGTCGAAATTGCACGCGTCCTGATCAACCATCCTCGGGTCATGCTAATGGATGAGCCATTCGGCGCGCTTGATGCACAGACGCGGCTAAAAATGCAGGAACTGCTGCTGGCAGTCTGGGCGCGGATCGAAACCACGATCTTGTTCATTACCCACGATATTGATGAAGCCTTATTTTTGGCTGACCGTATTTTGGTGATGAGTCCCAGACCCGGACGCATCATCGAAGAGATCAAGATCGACTTTCCTCGACCACGCGGACCGGAACTAGTGACATCGCCGCAGTTCACGGACTTAAAGCGACATTGCCTCGCCCTGCTCCATCCCGAAACCAGAGTCGTGCCGCTGGAGCGCCTCAGTCCGCTCGGCGCACCGAAGCTGACCGATATTCAATTTGCCATTTAA
- a CDS encoding ABC transporter permease: MALSSSFHASEDSVLQGEALASRKSRQRRLPTPLSFDIVSLQWLHYGLRLASIVICLLLWQMASTHHLNLGLITFQNVPSPQEVIQAAWALLQSPKLLSHLSASLYRVFAGFIVAALAGIVLGMLIGRLRWVGDVLMPPLELLRPIPAVAWIPLAILMFPSSEISMIYITFIGALFPILLNTIHGVEGVDPRLIASARSLGSGRRAIFAEVILPAAAPSIVTGLSIGMGTAWFCLVTAEMIAGQFGIGYYTWASYTIQNYANIIVGMLFIGVMGMGSSALIKKLGSLLMPWYRLQR; the protein is encoded by the coding sequence ATGGCCCTGAGTTCTTCATTTCACGCGTCCGAGGACAGCGTTCTGCAAGGCGAGGCATTGGCGTCAAGAAAGAGTCGGCAGCGACGATTGCCGACGCCGCTTTCCTTCGATATCGTCTCGCTGCAATGGCTGCACTATGGGTTGCGTCTGGCTTCCATCGTGATTTGTTTGTTGCTTTGGCAAATGGCATCTACTCACCACCTCAATCTGGGATTGATTACGTTTCAAAACGTACCTTCGCCTCAAGAAGTCATTCAGGCGGCTTGGGCGTTGCTGCAATCGCCCAAGCTGCTGTCGCATCTGAGCGCAAGTCTGTATCGCGTCTTTGCCGGTTTCATCGTTGCTGCGCTGGCCGGTATCGTGCTGGGCATGCTCATCGGGCGCCTGCGCTGGGTGGGGGATGTGTTGATGCCGCCGCTGGAGCTGCTGCGGCCGATTCCGGCGGTTGCGTGGATTCCGTTAGCGATCTTGATGTTCCCGTCGTCTGAAATCTCGATGATCTATATCACCTTTATTGGCGCGCTGTTTCCGATTCTGCTCAATACGATTCATGGCGTTGAAGGCGTCGATCCACGCCTGATCGCCTCAGCGCGTAGTCTGGGCAGCGGACGGCGCGCCATCTTTGCCGAAGTCATCCTGCCAGCTGCCGCGCCCAGTATTGTCACCGGCCTGTCAATCGGTATGGGCACGGCCTGGTTTTGTCTGGTCACGGCGGAGATGATCGCTGGTCAATTCGGCATTGGCTACTACACCTGGGCGTCGTACACGATCCAGAATTATGCGAACATCATCGTCGGCATGCTATTTATCGGTGTGATGGGCATGGGCAGCAGCGCCCTAATCAAAAAACTGGGCAGCCTGCTGATGCCCTGGTATCGGTTGCAAAGGTAA
- a CDS encoding type II secretion system protein GspD: MKRLLMICLLVPLLAFAAPAPVSFDFAAVSLVTFAQATFKSILGRDYVISPDVVAMDRKITISVKKIDVSEVPDFVESLLKAQGIRVTERGGVYFLDAYKVSLDQVVQDELGTSSKKDQSKKVAYIADADDVGPAREVDSRQMREINRVDADADSVMYVPQNRTAEFVVLVLNSAFGGHVAQAAGSQVVLTARKERLKKIVALADVLDRPARLVDVSASFVEVSKNSSQGRGISLIASVLGAKFGVSLGSVNSGSALSLKNTNFELVIDALNNDGRFKQVSNSRVVGDENERMSLTVGDETPTISSTGKDNSGNAIQNVVYRPSGVILDVLPKVLGSGKISLAIDGQISSFQATVTGVSGSPTLVKRQVKTSVTLADGEVLLIGGLNDTKALESTSGLAFLPASWSAKSGSKLQTDLVLILSAKVAQ; this comes from the coding sequence ATGAAACGGTTATTGATGATTTGTTTGTTGGTGCCGTTGTTGGCGTTCGCTGCTCCTGCGCCGGTGTCATTCGATTTTGCGGCTGTGTCGCTGGTCACGTTCGCTCAGGCGACGTTTAAATCTATTCTCGGTAGGGATTACGTCATATCGCCTGATGTGGTCGCTATGGACCGGAAAATTACTATTAGCGTTAAGAAAATCGACGTTAGCGAAGTTCCGGATTTTGTCGAAAGTCTGTTAAAGGCCCAGGGTATTCGTGTGACCGAGCGGGGCGGCGTTTATTTTCTGGATGCGTATAAGGTGTCGCTTGATCAGGTTGTTCAGGACGAACTGGGGACTTCATCCAAAAAAGATCAGAGTAAAAAGGTCGCATACATTGCGGATGCTGATGATGTCGGTCCGGCTCGTGAGGTTGATTCGCGCCAGATGAGAGAAATTAATAGGGTCGATGCTGATGCTGATTCGGTCATGTATGTTCCGCAAAATCGCACTGCGGAATTTGTTGTGTTGGTGCTCAATTCGGCCTTTGGCGGTCATGTGGCGCAAGCTGCTGGGTCGCAGGTCGTACTTACTGCGCGTAAAGAGCGGCTGAAAAAGATTGTGGCGCTTGCTGACGTGTTAGACCGTCCAGCTCGCCTTGTGGACGTGTCAGCCTCGTTTGTTGAGGTATCCAAAAACTCTTCACAGGGCAGGGGGATTTCGCTTATTGCCTCTGTGCTTGGTGCTAAGTTTGGTGTGTCGCTTGGTAGCGTCAATTCGGGGTCTGCTTTGAGTTTGAAGAATACGAATTTTGAGTTGGTTATCGATGCATTAAATAATGATGGAAGGTTTAAGCAGGTTTCCAACTCAAGGGTTGTCGGGGACGAAAACGAGCGCATGAGCTTGACTGTCGGGGATGAAACGCCAACGATATCCAGCACTGGCAAGGATAACTCTGGAAACGCTATCCAGAACGTGGTCTATCGCCCATCAGGCGTGATTCTGGACGTGCTGCCGAAAGTGCTGGGGTCTGGCAAAATCAGTCTCGCAATTGATGGTCAGATATCGAGTTTTCAGGCGACGGTAACGGGAGTCAGCGGGTCGCCTACACTGGTTAAGAGACAGGTTAAAACGTCTGTGACACTCGCAGATGGTGAGGTGCTTCTTATTGGTGGATTGAACGATACAAAGGCGCTTGAGAGCACGTCAGGGCTTGCGTTCCTTCCTGCTTCTTGGTCGGCAAAATCGGGGTCGAAGTTACAGACGGATTTGGTGTTGATTCTTAGCGCTAAGGTGGCGCAGTGA
- a CDS encoding zonular occludens toxin domain-containing protein: MAVYAITGKLGSGKGKGAIKRLRDYLKEGKRVATNCDVFLEHLLPDQSHDTVIRVPDKPSVEDLYAIGSGNKYILFDPICVVTQNGYQHSAPSPKLLPGFDESHNGALILDECGSWLNTRDFQNKGRAALLEWCIHARKYGWDVYFICQNISQIDKQLRDSLFEYVVRLNRLDRMKVPIISPIFKLMTAGFTDGSLPRMHIAVVRLGSSPDGLVADRWYFRGDDINNAYNTTQVFSDTYPHAMHSVLSSWHLSAVVGMPPNFCGPIHPTRDFQLLKPRPLPPKGPHKHMAKFLMVAMLFGVFLGAAGLRYGVPLVSAKEAVAVQLPAERKYSEVAGRGFMINGGVVSVILSDGRTVKPVNFVSNASGWEAEIVNGQWIKGVAQ; encoded by the coding sequence ATGGCTGTCTATGCGATTACCGGAAAACTCGGAAGCGGCAAGGGCAAGGGTGCTATTAAGCGGCTCCGTGATTACCTGAAAGAGGGAAAGCGGGTTGCCACGAATTGCGATGTGTTCCTCGAACATCTTTTGCCTGATCAGTCTCACGACACAGTTATACGTGTTCCGGATAAACCATCGGTTGAGGATCTTTACGCGATTGGGTCCGGCAATAAGTACATATTGTTTGACCCCATTTGCGTGGTCACTCAAAACGGCTATCAGCACTCGGCACCATCGCCAAAATTGTTGCCGGGGTTCGATGAATCGCATAACGGTGCGTTAATTTTGGATGAGTGTGGAAGTTGGTTGAATACGCGCGACTTCCAGAATAAGGGGCGGGCCGCGCTGCTTGAGTGGTGTATTCATGCCAGAAAATACGGCTGGGACGTTTATTTTATTTGTCAGAATATTTCGCAAATTGATAAGCAACTACGCGACTCGCTGTTTGAATACGTTGTTCGGCTGAATCGGTTGGATCGGATGAAAGTCCCGATTATTTCGCCGATCTTTAAGCTGATGACTGCGGGCTTTACTGATGGCTCTTTGCCTCGGATGCATATTGCCGTTGTTAGGCTTGGGTCGTCGCCAGATGGACTTGTCGCTGATCGTTGGTATTTTCGGGGAGACGACATTAACAATGCTTACAACACGACCCAGGTGTTTAGCGACACTTATCCGCATGCAATGCATAGTGTTTTGTCTTCGTGGCATTTGTCTGCGGTGGTCGGAATGCCTCCTAATTTCTGTGGTCCCATTCATCCAACACGCGATTTTCAATTATTGAAGCCGCGTCCCTTACCCCCTAAAGGCCCTCACAAACATATGGCTAAATTCTTGATGGTTGCAATGTTATTTGGCGTCTTTCTTGGCGCTGCTGGCCTTCGGTACGGGGTTCCGCTTGTATCGGCAAAGGAGGCGGTTGCTGTGCAGTTGCCTGCTGAGCGTAAGTATTCTGAGGTGGCGGGGCGCGGTTTCATGATTAACGGTGGTGTTGTCTCGGTAATTTTGTCTGATGGTCGCACGGTCAAGCCGGTAAATTTCGTGAGTAACGCATCAGGTTGGGAGGCGGAAATTGTTAATGGCCAATGGATAAAAGGGGTTGCGCAATGA